The nucleotide window CATTATTCTGATTTTTGTTCTAATATTTCTCGATAAAAAATTAAGGACAAAGTTTTCAATTTTAATCATAATTTACGTCGTTTCGATTATTTTAATTTCACAAATACCTGAAATTGAATTTATAGAAATCCTCGCCACTTCCATACTTTTCTCGCCACTGTTTTTCTATGAGTCCAGTTTAGAAAGCATTAAAGATTTTCAGAAAGAAGATTCCTTCGAAGTTTTTTATTTGGATTCTTCTCTATTAAAATGCCTTCATACAGAAGATAACGACTACAAATCTTACGCTTTGAATCCCAAACAATTCCTGAAAACTTTCAGTGTCAAAGACATCAATTCTTTCATATTTAAAGAAAAACATTTGTCGATTGTCACTAGCAAATTCATCATCAGACCAAGAGAATTGAATATTCAAAATATTGAAAAAATTAAATCCTTCGTAGAGGAAAACTTTCCTGAAAAATTAAATCTCGAAAGTGAACATCAAAAAGCTTTGAAGAACGAAAGTAAAATGTACATTTCAAAACTGTTGTTGGTTTTACCTCTTATTTTGGCTTTTATCGTTATCTATTTTGGTGATAATGGCAGAAATCATCTGGTAACCTACACTTCGATTGCGGTGACCATTTTTTGTTATATCTTTTTGATTATCAAAATCAAACGCAAAAAGTAATTTGATTTTTCAATTATGAAAATAAAGTGGTGAATTTTGGAAGCGAAGTTGACAATCATCAGACAAGAGAAATTCTTAAAATATTGCAAAGTCATCATTAAACAGCTCTATTGAATTTTAGTTAACAATAATGACTTTTTCTTCATTATTTTTATTTATTTTTGACGGTAATCGTCATATCAATGCAAAAAATCGGTTTTTTCCTGTTACTATTTTTAGGATTTTCACAGAATTATTTTTCTATCAATAAGCCAGCTCAAGACAAAGACGAAATCCAAAAATTAATCGACCAATCCAAACGTTTCTTGGAACAGCGAAATAAACCGAATGCGCTTATCTCTGTAAACAAAGCGATTAACCTTAGTAAAACAAAAAAAAACACCGACCAACAAATCCTCGCCTTGAATCAAAAAGGAAAAGTCCATATGGCTTTCAGGGAATTTGGTGAGGCTGTGAAGGTTTTTGAATCGGCAATCAAACTTCCATCATCCAACAAAAACTGTGAGATTTTCAACAATCTTGGGGTTTGCAAATTCAATCTTGGAAAAGGCTACGAATCTATCCAAGCCTGTCTGCAAGCCAAAAAATGCTACGAAGAAAGCAAGGAAGTTGCGAAGGTCAATTCCACACTTTATATGTTGGGCTGGAGTCACGCGTACGTTGGAGAATACGACAAAGCGTCTCAATATTTTTTGAAACAGCTGGAGATTCTGAAAAAAGACACAGCTCAAGTTCTGAACAAAGGAAAAGTTTACCGCGGATTGGGAATCAATGCTTCGATGAAAGGAGATTTCAAATCTTCAATCAATTATCTGAATCAGGCCTTGAACATTTCAAATTCCAAAAAAGACATTGTTGGCACTTTTGAAAATCTAAGCGCGCTTTCGTCCAGTTATGCGCAAATGAATGATTTTGACAACGCCTTCAAATACAGCGAAAAAGGATTAATCGAAGCAAATAAAATCAATGATGAAGCGGTAATTCTGGAAGCGAAAATGAACGCAATTACTGCATTGGTTGGTCTTAAGAAATTTGATAAAGCCTCAACATTCATTACAGAAATTGCAAAAGATACAGCAAAATATTACTTTGTCCCGACGTTCAAAGTTCAATATTATCAAAACAATTCTTTGATTCAAGAAGGACTTGGCAATTACAAAGACG belongs to Chryseobacterium sp. KACC 21268 and includes:
- a CDS encoding tetratricopeptide repeat protein is translated as MQKIGFFLLLFLGFSQNYFSINKPAQDKDEIQKLIDQSKRFLEQRNKPNALISVNKAINLSKTKKNTDQQILALNQKGKVHMAFREFGEAVKVFESAIKLPSSNKNCEIFNNLGVCKFNLGKGYESIQACLQAKKCYEESKEVAKVNSTLYMLGWSHAYVGEYDKASQYFLKQLEILKKDTAQVLNKGKVYRGLGINASMKGDFKSSINYLNQALNISNSKKDIVGTFENLSALSSSYAQMNDFDNAFKYSEKGLIEANKINDEAVILEAKMNAITALVGLKKFDKASTFITEIAKDTAKYYFVPTFKVQYYQNNSLIQEGLGNYKDALYSQKRLKQYNDSIISVNNTIGISQLKDQYNFEKDQNTILAQKTELGKQAIKLKNNTILTIIISSVGIICLVIFAFSIYLKREKRKRLDLLSLKFKDGFNEYLKNKYDLTQQQLELWLKIVEGVEEVQIAVSFFKSAETINRWRRQLYAKLNSVEETEKHYTKPKAIILYNKEVDLFKELSNR